From Rhodanobacteraceae bacterium, the proteins below share one genomic window:
- a CDS encoding Two-component system sensor histidine kinase, producing the protein MARYTSIGHRFWVMFSLWVAAISVVTALGVYAAANSSRTAMARQELDRESVYYAQQLARDPHTPLPDTWLLRGYLRTPGGPADAVPARLAGLPPGYHQVKQPDETEGTVLVSDTPRGRLFLLFNNDRPNSVVMLFGLIPVVLVVLIIYLATWLTYRASRKALSPVIELAKVVRRWDPDHPDPASLAPDRLPAASDSDVEVLVAALYNFANRLDAFVERERNFTRDASHELRTPLTVMKVAVDVLADEDMSPFAQRSLARIRRSVREMEGLIETFLVLARESDSGLRDEDFLANDVVGAEIARYRELLAGKPVQLAMVEHARFALHAPPRVFAVMIGNLIRNACLYTEQGSVTVEVGTNEVRVTDTGSGMSEDDLERAFQPFYRGSRTGRRGHGIGLAIVRRIADRYRWQVTLESALGKGTVATAHFPAAQPPDAALPGPAMQEKAVGIEKSV; encoded by the coding sequence ATGGCCCGCTACACAAGCATCGGCCACCGTTTCTGGGTGATGTTCTCGCTGTGGGTGGCGGCGATCAGCGTGGTCACCGCGCTGGGCGTCTATGCGGCCGCCAACTCCAGCCGCACGGCGATGGCCCGCCAGGAACTCGATCGCGAAAGCGTTTATTACGCGCAGCAACTGGCGCGCGATCCGCACACGCCGTTGCCGGACACCTGGCTGCTGCGCGGCTATCTGCGCACACCGGGCGGACCGGCGGACGCGGTCCCCGCGCGATTGGCCGGCTTGCCGCCGGGCTATCACCAGGTCAAGCAGCCCGACGAAACCGAGGGCACCGTGCTGGTTTCCGACACGCCGCGCGGCCGGCTGTTCCTGCTGTTCAACAACGACCGGCCCAACAGCGTGGTGATGTTGTTCGGCTTGATCCCGGTCGTGCTGGTGGTGCTGATCATCTATCTCGCGACCTGGCTGACTTATCGCGCGTCGCGCAAGGCGCTGTCGCCGGTGATCGAACTGGCCAAGGTGGTGCGGCGCTGGGATCCGGACCATCCTGATCCCGCGTCGCTCGCTCCCGACCGGCTGCCCGCCGCCAGCGACAGTGACGTGGAAGTGCTGGTCGCCGCGCTGTACAACTTCGCCAACCGGCTGGATGCATTCGTCGAACGCGAACGCAACTTCACCCGCGATGCTAGCCACGAACTGCGCACGCCGCTGACGGTGATGAAGGTCGCGGTCGACGTGCTGGCGGACGAGGACATGAGCCCGTTCGCGCAGCGTTCGCTGGCGCGGATCAGGCGTTCCGTCCGCGAGATGGAAGGGCTGATCGAAACCTTCCTGGTGCTGGCGCGCGAATCCGACTCCGGTTTGCGCGACGAGGACTTCCTCGCCAACGACGTGGTCGGGGCCGAGATCGCGCGCTACCGCGAACTGCTGGCGGGCAAGCCGGTGCAACTGGCGATGGTCGAGCACGCGCGCTTCGCGCTGCATGCGCCGCCGCGGGTGTTCGCGGTGATGATCGGCAACCTCATCCGCAACGCGTGCCTGTACACGGAGCAGGGCAGCGTCACCGTCGAGGTCGGGACGAACGAGGTGCGCGTGACCGACACCGGCAGCGGCATGAGCGAGGACGATCTGGAGCGCGCGTTCCAGCCGTTCTACCGCGGCAGCCGCACCGGCCGCCGCGGACATGGCATCGGCCTCGCGATCGTGCGCCGCATCGCCGACCGCTACCGCTGGCAGGTCACGCTGGAAAGCGCGCTCGGCAAAGGCACCGTCGCGACCGCGCACTTTCCAGCTGCGCAACCGCCCGATGCTGCGTTGCCGGGGCCTGCGATGCAGGAAAAAGCGGTAGGAATTGAAAAGAGCGTTTAG